In one window of Chryseobacterium viscerum DNA:
- a CDS encoding lipopolysaccharide biosynthesis protein gives MNSNTLIKSTLIYTIGNFGSKILSFLLIPIYSYYLSRKELGEYDLVLTSVNLLVPFVSLQMNEAIYRWFLDKENEKENYIDNIFKQCSILLLISFISFELLLYLGGLFYHIPYQKELSLLIISSCLLPFFQQILRGLGLTRYYSFIGIINSFFIFSFSLLFLLTDIFHDKVQGIFYALFISNFIAILLMLFKVSFLFKKYVSIKINYSLQKQILFYSLPLILNSISWWVINASDRYIILKFLTIEDNGIYAVSARLPAILTIFNTVFMLAWQDMAIAGNDPNNPFFSKLFNKYIAVNIGLSTILIAATPLITEVLFDSKFYESWKYATLLYIGSCFSSISGFLGAIYLKTKSTKGIFITSMIGALINVFISMAFIKYIGLYAPALGTFVSFFVMFVIRYRQTAEILKLDIDIKSFIIQMLVVLSIIILLYINSSHLISISLTVLSLLLFGYFNKDIFKKVFNKLNSLKK, from the coding sequence ATGAATAGCAATACTTTAATAAAAAGTACATTAATATATACAATTGGTAATTTTGGATCTAAGATTTTATCTTTTCTATTAATTCCTATTTACTCCTACTATCTTTCCAGAAAAGAATTAGGAGAATATGACTTAGTGCTGACAAGTGTCAATTTATTGGTTCCTTTTGTCTCTTTACAGATGAATGAGGCAATTTATCGCTGGTTTCTGGATAAAGAAAACGAAAAAGAAAATTATATAGATAATATATTTAAGCAATGTAGTATTCTATTATTGATTTCCTTTATAAGCTTTGAATTATTGCTTTATCTGGGTGGGCTTTTCTACCATATTCCTTACCAGAAAGAATTGTCACTGCTGATTATAAGCTCATGTTTATTACCCTTTTTTCAGCAGATATTAAGAGGGTTAGGATTAACGAGATACTATTCATTTATAGGAATTATAAATAGTTTTTTTATATTTTCTTTTAGTTTACTTTTCTTACTGACGGATATATTTCATGATAAGGTACAAGGTATCTTTTATGCACTTTTTATCAGTAATTTTATTGCAATTTTATTGATGTTGTTTAAAGTAAGCTTTCTGTTTAAGAAATATGTCAGTATAAAAATCAACTATTCATTACAAAAACAGATCTTATTTTATTCACTTCCATTAATATTGAATTCTATAAGCTGGTGGGTTATTAATGCATCAGACAGATATATTATTTTAAAATTTTTAACAATAGAAGATAATGGTATTTATGCTGTTTCTGCAAGATTACCCGCTATTCTGACAATTTTTAATACTGTATTTATGCTGGCCTGGCAGGATATGGCAATTGCTGGAAATGACCCTAATAACCCTTTTTTTTCAAAGCTTTTTAATAAATATATCGCTGTAAATATTGGTTTATCAACCATTTTAATAGCAGCTACTCCATTAATTACAGAAGTTCTGTTTGATTCAAAATTTTATGAATCCTGGAAATATGCCACCCTCCTGTATATTGGCTCCTGCTTCTCGTCCATCTCAGGTTTTTTAGGTGCTATTTACCTGAAAACCAAATCAACGAAGGGGATTTTTATTACAAGTATGATAGGAGCATTGATAAATGTATTTATTTCAATGGCTTTTATTAAGTATATTGGTCTTTACGCACCTGCTTTAGGGACATTCGTCAGTTTCTTTGTTATGTTTGTTATAAGATACAGACAGACTGCTGAGATTTTGAAATTAGACATAGATATTAAGTCTTTCATCATACAGATGCTGGTGGTTTTAAGTATAATTATTCTGTTATACATAAACAGCAGTCATTTAATTTCAATATCATTAACGGTATTGTCCTTATTACTGTTCGGTTATTTTAATAAAGATATTTTTAAAAAAGTCTTTAATAAATTAAATTCTCTAAAAAAATAA
- a CDS encoding polysaccharide pyruvyl transferase family protein has translation MNSNKENIRQLKNIISTQLTPLINNDFILLDIPNHRNIGDSLIWKGELEFFKTLAHKCVGQYNRYTFKKSDIKSEKTIILLHGGGNFGDIYESSQSFKRFIIENFPNNRIIVLPQTVHYNSEENLKRDFAVFNAHRDLYVLVRDLPSYDTLKASFNEEKLKLAPDMAFFLDFDADIKTSSPETRKNLYLNRTDAEAIKDSFQNIIEGEYDIKDWPTYNSSSKRMNTITNYVEALDGKLSKVIKYLPASSLIIDNAYGFKKKNGMDLHINRGKEFINQYHKVYTTRLHGLILSILLDKEVVILDNVYGKSKNFYDAWLKNFNNVKLYVKNES, from the coding sequence ATGAATTCCAATAAAGAAAATATAAGACAATTAAAGAATATAATATCTACTCAGCTTACTCCACTCATTAATAATGATTTTATCCTGCTGGATATACCTAATCATAGAAATATTGGAGATTCTTTAATTTGGAAAGGAGAATTAGAATTTTTTAAAACATTAGCACATAAGTGTGTTGGGCAGTATAACAGATATACTTTCAAAAAAAGTGATATAAAATCTGAAAAGACAATTATTCTGCTGCATGGAGGAGGAAACTTTGGTGATATATATGAATCAAGCCAAAGTTTTAAAAGATTTATTATTGAAAATTTTCCTAACAACAGGATTATTGTTCTACCTCAAACGGTGCATTACAATAGCGAAGAAAATTTAAAAAGAGATTTTGCTGTTTTCAACGCTCATCGTGATCTTTATGTATTGGTAAGAGATCTGCCTTCATATGATACTTTAAAGGCCAGTTTTAATGAAGAAAAATTAAAATTAGCACCGGACATGGCTTTCTTTTTAGATTTTGATGCTGATATTAAAACCAGCTCCCCTGAAACGAGAAAGAACTTATATCTGAACAGAACTGATGCAGAAGCAATTAAAGATTCTTTTCAGAATATTATTGAAGGTGAATATGATATAAAAGATTGGCCAACTTATAATTCTTCCTCAAAGAGAATGAATACCATTACCAATTATGTAGAAGCTCTGGACGGTAAGCTTTCAAAAGTCATCAAGTATCTGCCTGCCTCTTCTTTAATCATTGATAATGCTTATGGATTCAAAAAGAAAAATGGAATGGATCTGCATATCAACCGCGGAAAAGAGTTTATCAATCAATATCATAAAGTATATACCACCCGTTTGCATGGGTTAATCCTTAGCATCTTATTGGATAAAGAGGTTGTTATTCTGGATAATGTTTATGGGAAAAGTAAAAATTTTTACGATGCCTGGCTGAAGAATTTTAATAATGTTAAACTTTATGTAAAGAATGAGTCCTAA
- a CDS encoding nucleotide sugar dehydrogenase: MKKEHKIAIIGLGYVGLPLARLFATKYPVVGFDINQKRIAELNTGVDSTLEVENEVLESVLIQDNPFNQDAAKGLYCSADIKDIQDADIYVITVPTPVDQHNRPDLTPLYKASETVGKVLSKGDIVIYESTVYPGATEEECIPVLEKVSEMVFNQDFFAGYSPERINPGDKEHTVEKILKVTSGSTPEIGEIVNNLYQSVIIAGTHLAPTIKVAEAAKVIENSQRDINIAFVNELAKIFNLLDIDTHAVLEAAGTKWNFLPFKPGLVGGHCIGVDPYYLAQKAQEKGYHPEIILAGRRLNDSMGQYVASQLLKTMIKNKVTINGATVLNLGITFKENCPDVRNTKAVDVIHGLEDYALQVTTFDPWANPDEVKHEYGLEVVNEIPQEKYDAIILTVAHKQFNDLDLKNHLKENGIIYDVKGILEESHSRL, from the coding sequence ATGAAGAAAGAACATAAAATTGCCATTATAGGATTAGGATATGTAGGTTTGCCTTTAGCCAGGTTGTTTGCCACAAAATATCCGGTTGTAGGTTTTGATATTAATCAGAAAAGAATTGCGGAATTAAACACAGGGGTTGACAGTACTCTGGAAGTGGAAAATGAAGTATTGGAATCTGTATTAATTCAGGATAATCCTTTTAATCAGGATGCTGCAAAAGGATTATATTGTTCAGCTGATATCAAGGATATTCAGGATGCAGACATTTACGTTATTACTGTTCCGACTCCGGTGGATCAACATAACCGTCCTGACCTTACTCCGCTGTATAAAGCCTCAGAAACTGTAGGAAAAGTATTGTCCAAAGGTGATATAGTGATTTACGAATCTACTGTATATCCAGGAGCTACTGAAGAAGAATGTATTCCTGTTCTGGAAAAAGTTTCAGAAATGGTATTTAACCAGGACTTCTTTGCAGGATATTCTCCTGAGCGTATTAATCCCGGTGATAAAGAGCATACTGTTGAAAAGATCTTAAAAGTTACCTCGGGCTCAACACCAGAAATCGGGGAAATAGTAAATAATTTATATCAGTCTGTAATCATTGCGGGGACTCATTTAGCTCCAACAATTAAGGTTGCAGAGGCTGCCAAAGTAATTGAAAATTCGCAAAGGGATATTAATATTGCCTTTGTAAATGAATTGGCAAAAATATTCAATCTTTTAGATATTGATACTCATGCAGTATTGGAAGCTGCAGGAACCAAATGGAACTTTTTACCGTTCAAACCAGGGCTTGTAGGGGGGCACTGCATTGGTGTTGACCCATATTATCTGGCTCAGAAAGCTCAGGAAAAAGGATATCATCCGGAAATTATATTAGCAGGACGCCGTCTTAATGATTCCATGGGACAGTATGTAGCTTCTCAGTTATTGAAAACCATGATTAAAAATAAGGTGACCATCAATGGTGCCACAGTTTTGAATTTAGGAATAACTTTTAAAGAAAATTGTCCGGATGTACGTAATACAAAAGCGGTAGATGTGATTCATGGGCTTGAAGACTATGCTTTGCAGGTTACAACTTTTGATCCATGGGCTAATCCTGATGAAGTAAAACACGAATATGGATTAGAGGTCGTGAATGAAATTCCACAGGAAAAATATGATGCTATTATCCTTACAGTTGCACATAAACAATTCAATGATCTGGATTTAAAAAATCATTTAAAAGAAAATGGAATCATTTATGACGTAAAAGGAATCTTAGAAGAAAGCCATTCAAGATTATAA
- a CDS encoding glycosyltransferase family 2 protein translates to MSPKISVILPAYNAEKYLRAAVDSILAQSFKDFELLVINDGSTDFTKEIIVSYNDERIRYIENEKNLGLIETLNKGILLSKGEYIARMDADDICHSSRFQMQIDFMEKNPEYIICSSSRKEFSHSISHFHLSVLPVDDTSIRIHSIFSTPFTHPAVMFRAGIIKENKLFFEKDYKYAEDYQLWIKILQYGKGYNFRMPLLYYRDTPNSQTNIGAGQLEQRKRTISNIQQLALQQQNIVLDQKELDFIYILSLSDKIRNISFEDFSVDFILSFFKKLSLELKSNYPNNKFNVNRVLGKRYLKILLFNLKRLPFTQLMKLALSSSTFFGIYELINEKIGNK, encoded by the coding sequence ATGAGTCCTAAAATTTCGGTAATTTTACCCGCATACAATGCTGAAAAGTATCTTAGAGCAGCAGTAGACAGTATACTTGCACAAAGTTTTAAAGACTTTGAATTGTTGGTTATTAATGACGGTTCTACAGATTTTACAAAAGAAATCATAGTAAGCTACAATGATGAAAGGATAAGATACATTGAAAATGAAAAGAATTTAGGATTAATAGAAACACTGAATAAAGGGATTTTATTATCAAAAGGTGAATATATTGCCAGAATGGATGCCGATGATATATGCCATTCATCCCGTTTTCAAATGCAGATAGATTTCATGGAGAAGAATCCGGAATATATTATCTGCAGTTCATCCAGAAAGGAATTTTCTCATTCTATTTCTCATTTTCACCTTAGTGTACTTCCTGTTGATGATACTTCAATTAGAATACATTCAATTTTCAGTACACCTTTTACCCATCCGGCAGTGATGTTCAGGGCTGGTATTATTAAAGAGAATAAGCTTTTTTTTGAAAAGGATTATAAGTATGCTGAAGATTATCAATTGTGGATCAAAATTCTGCAATATGGTAAAGGGTACAATTTTAGAATGCCTTTGTTGTATTATAGAGATACCCCCAATAGCCAAACCAATATTGGTGCCGGCCAGTTAGAACAGAGAAAGAGAACAATATCCAATATTCAGCAGCTGGCTTTACAGCAGCAGAATATTGTTTTAGATCAAAAAGAATTAGATTTTATTTATATTCTGTCTTTATCGGATAAGATTAGAAATATCAGTTTTGAAGACTTTTCAGTGGATTTTATTCTTTCCTTTTTTAAGAAACTATCTTTAGAACTAAAATCAAATTACCCGAATAATAAATTCAATGTTAATCGTGTTTTAGGTAAAAGATATCTTAAAATTTTATTATTTAATTTAAAAAGGTTGCCATTTACTCAGTTAATGAAGTTAGCATTGAGTTCATCAACTTTTTTTGGAATATATGAATTGATAAATGAAAAGATTGGAAATAAATAA
- a CDS encoding polysaccharide biosynthesis/export family protein → MNKTIIAYIILLSVTLLSCRPKQNMVYISKHNMEEEVAKAKFQGLHIQEGDVLLILVSALDEAAVKPFNLNTTNKVGSNSNTGINQYSQPSEYLVNEEGNIYFPVIGNIYAKGMTQIQLKQDLEARLKRYLTDPMVSITLKNFNVSVLGEVKNPGQKESVSQKINIFQALGLAGDMTDFGDRTNVKLIRTGDDGTDQIANVDLTRSDIVSSPYYYMKQNDILYVQPDKNKQVQANSNPNRALTFQIIGALLTAGTLIIALTRK, encoded by the coding sequence ATGAATAAAACTATTATTGCGTATATAATATTGTTATCGGTTACTTTATTATCATGCAGACCGAAACAGAATATGGTATATATATCAAAGCATAATATGGAAGAAGAAGTTGCAAAAGCAAAATTCCAGGGCTTACATATTCAGGAAGGTGATGTACTGCTAATTCTTGTATCTGCACTTGATGAAGCTGCAGTAAAACCTTTCAACCTCAATACGACAAATAAAGTAGGAAGCAATTCTAATACTGGAATAAATCAATACTCGCAGCCAAGTGAATATTTGGTAAATGAAGAAGGAAATATATATTTTCCTGTAATTGGGAATATATATGCTAAAGGGATGACTCAGATACAGTTGAAACAAGATCTGGAGGCTCGACTTAAGAGATATCTTACAGACCCTATGGTGAGCATTACTCTAAAAAATTTCAATGTAAGCGTCTTAGGTGAAGTAAAAAACCCTGGACAGAAAGAAAGTGTGTCTCAAAAGATTAACATTTTTCAGGCATTAGGTCTAGCTGGGGATATGACAGATTTCGGAGATCGTACAAATGTGAAACTTATCCGTACAGGAGATGATGGGACTGATCAGATTGCTAATGTAGACCTTACCAGATCCGATATAGTAAGTTCACCATACTATTATATGAAACAAAACGACATATTATATGTACAGCCGGACAAAAATAAACAGGTTCAGGCTAACTCGAACCCGAACAGAGCTCTTACATTCCAGATTATTGGTGCATTATTAACAGCAGGTACGCTTATTATTGCTTTAACACGAAAATAA
- a CDS encoding polysaccharide biosynthesis protein, whose protein sequence is MGDIFKIRELRYIPRWSVFFIDISVIFFSVLVSYVFLKSLEVKLNFIEYQNEKIFSVIIVNILFILLFKTYAGIIRHSTFLDFCKILWSSGSALIALLGLNFISGLVLGKPLFLYPVLFLFFFISIFLMFFFRIITKQFFGLLMDPKDTLSKERIAVVGIGDASVSLANAIIHNPDYPYQLAGFLSARSDSKKAMLLGHKIYNKKQFLKSDNLKEQFDAVLIKDRMTKREMEEWTTLALDNGLKVLKAPIASIIKEDDVVKGIRPLKIEDLLNRPAIKIEGEEVRSFHVNKTILVTGGAGSIGSEIVRQVAQLNSSLIVVVDQAESPLYELQLELLERFPNQRFKFVLADISNYSRMEKLFNDHQFSIVYHAAAYKHVPLIEDNPHEAIFVNIGGTKNLALLSKKYSVNRFVMVSTDKAVNPTNVMGASKRAAELFVQSLQNSSENTTKFITTRFGNVLGSNGSVIPHFKKQIEKGGPVTITHPDIIRYFMTIPEACELVLQAGTMGEGGEIYVFDMGKPVKILDLAERMIKLSGYTPGIDIKIDFIGLRPGEKLYEELLTDHSTTIPTHHEKIMISRDPVMEFEDIEALCQQIIMSAVSKDSLQIVKILKVIVPEFISNNSEFEVLDRISEREVYMNEI, encoded by the coding sequence ATGGGGGACATTTTTAAAATCAGGGAGTTAAGGTATATACCCAGGTGGTCGGTTTTTTTTATCGACATTTCAGTCATTTTCTTTTCTGTTTTAGTTTCATATGTGTTCTTAAAAAGCCTGGAGGTAAAGCTGAATTTTATTGAGTACCAAAATGAAAAAATATTTTCAGTAATTATTGTTAACATTCTGTTTATACTCCTGTTCAAAACATATGCAGGAATCATAAGACACTCTACTTTTTTAGATTTCTGTAAAATTTTGTGGTCTTCGGGTAGTGCTCTTATTGCATTATTAGGACTGAATTTTATATCTGGACTGGTGTTGGGTAAACCTCTTTTTTTATATCCGGTTCTGTTTTTATTTTTCTTTATTTCTATTTTTCTGATGTTCTTTTTCAGAATAATAACCAAACAGTTTTTCGGTTTACTTATGGATCCTAAAGATACTTTATCCAAAGAAAGGATTGCTGTTGTAGGGATAGGTGATGCTTCTGTTTCGTTAGCGAATGCTATTATTCATAATCCCGATTATCCTTATCAGCTGGCAGGATTTCTTAGTGCCAGGTCAGATTCTAAGAAAGCAATGCTGCTAGGTCATAAAATATATAATAAGAAGCAGTTTCTTAAAAGCGATAATCTGAAAGAGCAGTTTGATGCAGTTTTAATCAAGGATAGGATGACAAAACGGGAAATGGAAGAATGGACTACCCTTGCATTGGATAATGGATTAAAGGTATTAAAAGCACCTATAGCTAGTATAATAAAAGAAGATGATGTTGTAAAAGGTATCCGTCCGCTGAAGATTGAAGATTTACTTAATCGTCCGGCCATTAAAATAGAGGGGGAAGAGGTGAGGAGTTTTCATGTAAATAAAACTATTTTAGTAACCGGAGGAGCCGGGTCTATAGGAAGCGAAATAGTAAGGCAGGTTGCTCAATTGAACTCATCACTTATTGTGGTAGTTGATCAGGCAGAATCTCCTTTATATGAACTACAGCTTGAATTATTGGAGAGATTTCCGAACCAAAGATTCAAATTTGTATTGGCGGATATTTCAAACTATTCCAGGATGGAAAAACTGTTTAATGATCATCAGTTTTCAATTGTCTACCATGCGGCTGCATACAAACATGTCCCTTTAATAGAAGACAATCCGCATGAAGCTATTTTTGTAAACATCGGAGGAACTAAAAATCTGGCGCTCTTATCGAAAAAGTATAGTGTAAATCGTTTTGTGATGGTCTCTACAGATAAAGCTGTAAATCCTACCAATGTAATGGGAGCTTCTAAAAGAGCAGCTGAACTTTTTGTACAGTCTTTACAAAATTCTTCGGAGAATACAACAAAATTTATTACAACGCGTTTTGGAAATGTACTAGGCTCCAATGGCTCTGTAATACCACATTTCAAAAAACAAATTGAAAAAGGAGGTCCGGTTACTATCACTCATCCTGATATTATCCGTTATTTTATGACGATTCCGGAAGCTTGTGAATTGGTACTTCAGGCAGGAACAATGGGAGAAGGGGGTGAGATTTATGTTTTTGATATGGGGAAACCTGTCAAAATCCTGGACTTAGCAGAAAGAATGATAAAATTATCAGGATATACACCAGGTATTGATATTAAGATTGATTTTATAGGCTTACGACCTGGTGAAAAGTTATATGAAGAACTTCTAACAGATCATTCTACGACGATTCCTACACATCATGAGAAAATTATGATCTCCAGAGATCCAGTGATGGAGTTTGAAGATATAGAAGCTTTGTGTCAGCAGATTATTATGTCAGCAGTGAGTAAGGATAGTTTACAAATTGTGAAAATATTAAAAGTCATTGTACCGGAATTTATAAGCAATAATTCGGAATTTGAAGTTCTGGATAGAATATCTGAACGTGAAGTATATATGAATGAAATTTAA
- a CDS encoding GumC family protein has protein sequence MQKIEFQEKEDGLNLKKVISQYLYKWPWFIASILFFVIGAYIYLRYSVPQYQSTTVLKFDKKQSNLSSALSDLENLGMGLGNADELKSEGAVVTSRPILMEVVKNLNLSVEYFNTGEIKDSQLFSKVPVIAKILSYNNNENFIFSEYTMIDLKGDQFTLQDKKKETFKGKFNIPLNLDFGSVVFQRNPVFAFKSKYKIVFWNPIEKVKKLEKKIEVNLPDEKAMLMEINLIGTLPEKSEAILNEVTRQYNLDGQKDKNLQAQNTQEFIDKRLEVITKDLSGVENQKEDFENRNRIVDIQAQAQLALQNTSDNTKVLLQQQAQLDLLNSLSGEASKGNNQLMPSNLGLNPSLEQSISQYNSLIINRNKTLKQATNENPAVIEMNREIASLKEVIRDNIQEQKQSVQTGISQLQNQINSNNSMIEKVPGQSKVYRGIERQQTLKEQLFLFLLQKREENAINLSVNVPKAKIVNPAFTEDIPVSPKKDIIFLGAILLGLLFPFAVLYFAFMLDDKIYTRDDIKERSELGVLVDIPSLKDNENHLIQKNDFSELAEAFRVLVSNLKFVLPVKDSAKVIMVTSSVKGEGKTLVSVNLALTIANKNSRALLIGSDIRNPQIQRYDSEPTKRKGLTEYLYDNSVNVEELIHTSTTNPSCDVIYAGAIPPNPQELLSNGRYQKLIAEMSSQYAYIIIDSAPLMLVSDTLSIVDTADATLYVVRSGVSRNILIDFANDLVNDSKLKNVSFVINDVSKRAGGYGYNYSYGYGYSQTNDKKSWWSKIFKS, from the coding sequence ATGCAGAAGATAGAATTTCAGGAAAAGGAAGACGGTTTGAACCTAAAAAAAGTTATCTCTCAGTACCTATATAAATGGCCATGGTTTATTGCTTCTATTTTGTTTTTTGTAATAGGAGCTTACATTTATCTTAGATACAGTGTACCTCAGTATCAATCAACAACAGTCCTTAAATTTGATAAAAAACAAAGTAATCTTTCTTCGGCATTATCCGATCTGGAGAATCTAGGTATGGGTTTAGGCAATGCTGATGAACTGAAAAGTGAAGGAGCAGTTGTCACCTCACGGCCTATCCTCATGGAGGTTGTAAAAAATCTTAATCTCAGTGTAGAATATTTCAATACAGGAGAAATTAAAGATTCGCAGCTGTTTAGTAAAGTCCCTGTGATTGCAAAAATATTATCATATAATAATAATGAGAATTTTATATTTTCTGAATATACGATGATAGACTTAAAGGGAGATCAGTTTACGCTTCAGGATAAAAAAAAAGAGACCTTTAAAGGTAAATTTAATATTCCTCTAAATTTGGATTTTGGGAGCGTGGTATTTCAGAGAAATCCTGTTTTTGCTTTTAAATCAAAATATAAAATAGTTTTTTGGAATCCGATTGAGAAAGTAAAAAAATTAGAAAAAAAGATAGAGGTAAATTTACCAGATGAAAAAGCCATGCTAATGGAGATTAACCTGATAGGAACTCTTCCTGAAAAATCGGAAGCTATTCTTAATGAGGTGACCAGGCAGTATAATCTGGATGGACAGAAAGATAAAAATTTACAAGCTCAGAATACTCAGGAATTCATCGATAAAAGACTGGAAGTAATTACCAAAGACCTTTCAGGGGTAGAAAATCAAAAAGAAGATTTCGAGAACCGTAATCGTATTGTAGATATTCAGGCACAGGCGCAGCTGGCATTACAGAATACAAGTGATAATACTAAAGTTCTCCTTCAGCAGCAAGCTCAGCTTGATCTTTTAAATTCACTTTCAGGAGAGGCTTCAAAAGGCAATAACCAGCTTATGCCATCCAATCTTGGTTTGAATCCTTCTCTGGAACAATCAATATCTCAGTATAATTCATTGATTATCAATAGGAATAAAACCCTTAAGCAGGCAACCAATGAAAACCCGGCTGTTATAGAAATGAACAGAGAAATTGCTTCTTTAAAGGAAGTTATCCGTGATAATATCCAGGAGCAGAAGCAATCGGTGCAGACTGGTATTTCTCAGCTGCAGAACCAGATCAATTCTAACAATAGTATGATTGAAAAAGTTCCCGGACAGTCTAAAGTCTACAGAGGAATTGAACGTCAGCAAACTCTTAAAGAACAGTTGTTTTTATTTCTTCTTCAAAAAAGAGAAGAAAATGCAATCAATCTATCGGTAAATGTACCGAAAGCTAAAATTGTAAATCCTGCATTTACAGAAGATATACCTGTATCCCCTAAAAAAGATATTATCTTTTTAGGAGCGATATTGCTTGGTTTATTATTTCCTTTTGCTGTTTTATACTTCGCTTTCATGCTGGATGATAAGATTTATACCAGAGATGATATTAAAGAACGTTCAGAATTGGGGGTATTGGTAGATATACCTTCACTTAAGGATAATGAAAACCACTTGATCCAGAAAAATGATTTTTCTGAACTGGCGGAAGCTTTCAGAGTGCTTGTTTCAAACCTTAAATTTGTTTTACCTGTAAAAGATTCTGCTAAGGTAATTATGGTAACTTCTTCGGTAAAAGGAGAAGGGAAAACCCTGGTTTCTGTGAATCTTGCACTTACCATTGCCAATAAAAATTCCAGAGCTCTTCTTATAGGTTCAGATATTCGTAATCCTCAGATTCAGCGATATGATAGTGAGCCAACCAAAAGAAAGGGGCTTACAGAATATTTGTATGATAATTCTGTAAACGTGGAAGAACTTATCCATACATCCACTACCAATCCTTCATGTGATGTTATTTATGCCGGAGCAATTCCTCCTAACCCTCAGGAACTGCTTTCTAATGGAAGGTATCAGAAACTTATTGCGGAGATGTCTTCTCAATATGCTTATATCATTATAGACTCTGCACCGCTTATGCTTGTTTCAGACACGCTTAGCATTGTAGATACAGCAGATGCAACATTATATGTAGTAAGATCCGGAGTATCAAGAAATATTTTGATAGATTTTGCTAATGATCTGGTGAATGACTCTAAGTTGAAGAATGTATCTTTTGTCATTAATGATGTTTCAAAACGTGCAGGAGGTTACGGATATAACTATAGCTATGGATATGGCTACAGCCAAACAAATGATAAAAAAAGTTGGTGGAGTAAAATTTTCAAATCATAA
- a CDS encoding SDR family oxidoreductase, with amino-acid sequence MNKILITGGAGFIGSNLTEYFLKKGYYVVCLDNFATGHRHNIAPFLENPNYKLIEGDIRDLEVCQKAVENVDYILHQAALGSVPRSIKDPITSNDVNVSGFLNMLVAARDAKVKRFVYAASSSTYGDSASLPKVEDVIGRPLSPYAITKYVNELYADVFGKTYGMECIGLRYFNVFGRRQDPNGAYAAVIPLFVKQLINHESPTINGTGDYSRDFTYIDNVIQMNELAMLTENPEAVNTVYNTAVGDRTTLNDLVGYLKKYLSEFDEKIGKVEVVHGPNRVGDIPHSLASVEKAEKLLGYKPSHNIDKGLQEAINWYWTNLK; translated from the coding sequence ATGAATAAAATTTTAATTACAGGTGGAGCGGGTTTTATTGGCTCTAACTTAACGGAGTATTTTTTAAAAAAAGGCTATTATGTAGTGTGCTTAGACAATTTTGCAACAGGACACCGCCATAATATTGCACCTTTCCTTGAAAATCCAAACTATAAACTCATTGAAGGGGATATCCGTGATTTGGAAGTTTGTCAGAAGGCAGTGGAAAATGTAGATTATATTCTGCATCAGGCTGCACTAGGCTCAGTTCCAAGATCAATTAAAGATCCTATTACAAGTAACGATGTGAATGTTTCAGGATTTTTAAATATGCTGGTTGCCGCACGCGATGCCAAAGTAAAACGTTTCGTATATGCTGCTTCTTCATCCACATATGGAGATTCTGCATCATTACCTAAAGTAGAAGATGTTATCGGAAGACCATTATCTCCATATGCCATTACCAAATATGTCAATGAATTGTATGCAGATGTATTCGGGAAAACTTACGGAATGGAGTGCATCGGCTTGAGATACTTTAATGTATTTGGACGCAGACAGGACCCTAATGGAGCTTATGCTGCTGTTATTCCTTTATTTGTAAAACAGCTGATCAACCACGAATCTCCTACAATAAATGGAACAGGAGATTACTCACGTGATTTTACATATATCGACAATGTTATTCAGATGAATGAACTGGCCATGCTTACTGAAAACCCTGAAGCTGTGAACACAGTTTATAATACAGCAGTAGGAGACCGTACTACATTGAATGATCTGGTAGGATATCTTAAAAAATATTTAAGTGAATTTGACGAAAAGATTGGTAAAGTGGAAGTTGTCCATGGTCCGAACCGTGTAGGAGATATTCCACATTCACTGGCATCAGTTGAAAAAGCAGAAAAATTATTAGGATATAAACCTAGCCATAATATAGATAAAGGTTTACAGGAAGCTATTAACTGGTATTGGACAAATTTAAAGTAA